The genomic window GAAAGCTGCAGAGGCAGCTCCTTCGACCCAGGAGGTACCAGGGGTAAGGCTGTGCCTTAGCCAGCAGCGGGAGATATAGGTGGCCTGATCCTGGGACCCAGAGGGTCTCATCTTGGCTATTGTCACAGGAAATGGAGCCTACTGAACAGGCACCGGACGCCTTGGAGCAAGCAGCAGACACTTCTAGACGGAACGCAGAACCTTCAGAGGCCAGCACACAGCAGGAAACGGACACTGATCTCCCAGAGGCCCCTCCACCCCCACTAGAACCTGCTGTCATCGCACGCCCTGGCTGTGTGAACCTGTCCCTCCATGGGATTGTGGAGGATCGGAGGCCAAAAGAAAGGATCTCTTTTGAGGCAGGTGTCAGAGTCTTGGGGAGGCTATGGGCTGGGATCTGTGGGCCTTGAGCAGTCTTTTTTCCTGATGCTCATGGACCCTGCCACATCCCCGTCAGGTGATGGTGCTGGCTGAGCTGTTTCTGGAGATGCTCCAGAGGGATTTTGGCTATAGGGTTTATAAGATGCTGCTGAGCCTTCCTGAAAAGGTCGTGTCCCCACCTGAACCTGAGAAGGAGGAGGCGGCCAAGGAGGAAGCCACCAAGGAGGAAGAAGCCATCAAAGAGGAGGTGGTCAAGGAGCCCAAGGATGAGGCACAGAATGAGGGCCCGGCTGCCGAGTCAGAGCCCCCACTGGTGAGTACCCTGCCACCTCAGGCTGTCGTAGTGCTTACGGTGACCACGCATCTTCACCCTGGGCTCTGAGTGCTTCCTGCGCCCTAGCTCATTCCCCACTCCCTTGCTCAGCACGCactgaggccacacagctagtaagtggcacaCCTAGTGGAAGGGAAGGTGGCGCAGAGGAGTGCAGGGAGCATGGCTGAGGAGCCTGACAGCATAGAAACCCCAGTCACTGAAAATGCTTAGCAGAGTGGGGTGCTTTGATTGTCTGATGGTTAACTAGAAAATATTGTAGGtggggtgtaatcccagcactttgggaggccaaggcgggcagatcacaaggtcaggagtttgagaccagcctggccaatatggtaaaaccctgtctctactaaaaatacagaaattagctgggcgtggtggtgcatatctgtattcttagctactcaggaggctgaggcaggagaatccttgaaccaagggaggtggaggttgcagtgagccgaggtcgtgccactgcactccgccctgggtgagagagcaagactctcttgaaaaaaagtaaacaataaaatttgtAAACCTTTTCTAAAATactagtcttttttttgtttgagatggagtcttgctctgtcgcccaggctggagtgcagtggcacaacctcggctcactgcaacctctgcctcccaggttcaagcggttctcctgcctcagcctctcgagtagctgagatcataggcacccaccaccatgcctggctaagttttgtacttttgtagagatggggtttcaccatgttggcctggctggtcttgaactcctgacctcaggagtgctgggattacaggcgtgagccaccgtgcccagctgttttttgtttaaatactatcaaataaatgtaatttcTTCTGGGACTAAGATCAACTCCTGAGGAAAAAAGCCCAGGTGTCTGGTGATGCCCTGGCATGCTCTGAGTTCCACttaatgaaattaaatacatGAAATGAGATGGTGTCTAGAGCCCTCCATACAGTGCCCGGGGCATACTTATTACTCAGGTGTCAGCCATGATTACTATTGGTAATTACGGTAACTGCCTTCCTTCTAATCACCTTCGTCTGCCTCCCTAGAAGGAGGATGGGCTTTTGCCCAAACCACCCTCTTCtgggggagaggaagaagaaaaacccCGGGGCGAGGCTTCCGAGGACCTGTGTGAGATGGCCCTGGACCCAGAACTGTTGCTTTTGAGGGATGATGGAGAGGAGGAGTTTGGTATGTTGAGTGGTGAGAGGGGAGCTCGCAGGCTCGGGATGTGGCTTTCCAcctgtggccaagctggttttAATTTTTGGACTGTGGAGCTGGGTGGGCCCTGCTCTCCATTTATCTTGGGCTTTCTGTAGCAGGAGCAAAGCTGGAGGATTCGGAGGTCCGGTCCGTTGCCTCAAACCAGTCAGAGATGGAGTTCTCTTCACTTCAGGACATGGTGAGGCCTCTTctccacctctctgggccttagtgGTGGTGAGGCTTGGCAAGGCCTTCGGCACACTCCTGGGAGAAGGATGCTTACCAGTGATTTCCTTTCTTGATGGACCCAACACACAGTGTGGTCCTTGGCTCATGGAAGGGCACGTTCATAGGCTCCAGGAGAACATTTCAGTGTCTGTCGGGGTGAATGGGAGAGAGGAGCACAGGAGCTTTTGTGAAAGTGCCCCAGAGAGGAAGGCTGGCTTGGGTGTGATGAACATCAGCCAGGCTGCTTGATGTTTTGtgttttagagacggggtctcgctatgttgcccaggctggagcacagtggttgACAGGCATGAGCATAGTgcactgcagcttcgaactcctgggttcaagtgatgctcctgccttagcctccccagtagcagaGACTTTAGGCATGCATTACTGCATGTGGCCTGAGCTGCATGTGGCCCGAGCCACTGGATTCTGAACAGGCTGAatcctgggcgatagagccacTGAGGGAACTATTTGAAAATCCTgctcatctttgttttctttgcagcCCAAGGAGCTGGATCCCTCTGCTGTGCTCCCCTTGGACTGTCTGCttgcttttgtgttctttgatGCCAACTGGTGTGGCTACTTGCACCGGCGAGACTTGGAGAGGATCCTCCTTACCCTTGGGATCCGGCTCAGTGCAGAGCAGGTaccttctttcttctgcctcagcacaTGGGCACAGGCCTGCACTTGCTCCTGCTCCAGGTTCCTGCCCACGGCCAGGGTCGGGGACTGGGCCTTCTGGTCAGCAGGTGTCTGGGGGTGTGTTTTCTGCAGGCCAAGCAGCTGGTCAGCAGGGTGGTGACCCAGAACATCTGTCAGTACCGGAGCCTTCAGTACAGCCGCCAGGAGGGCCTGGACGGTGGCCTTCCCGAGGAGGTGCTCTTTGGTATGTCCTGAGCCCTGCAGCCTTCCTGGGCACGGGTAGGGCAGGCTGCCCTCTCCGGAGACCCCATCCTGCAATCTTTTTCATGGTTCCCTCTAGGAAACCTGGACCTGCTGCCCCCTTCTGGGAAGAGCACGAAGCCAGGTGCCGCCCCTACGGAACACAAAGCCTTGGTGTCCCACAATGGCAGCCTGATCAACGTGGGGAGCCTGCTGCAGCGCGCGGAGCAGCAGGACAGCGGCCGGCTCTACCTAGAGAATAAGATCCACACACTGGAGCTGAAGCTGGGTGAGGGCCTAGGGCTGCATCCACCACGGGGGCACGTGCAGACCAGTAGGGAACCCGTTGCTTAGGCTCAGGCCCTGCCCTGTGCTCTGGGCCTTGATGGAGCAGCCGtccctctgtttcctcctccacCTTGCAGAGGAGAGCCATAACCGTTTCTCAGCCACTGAAGTAACGAATAAGACGCTGGCGGCAGAGATGCAGGAGCTGCGAGCCCGGCTGGCGGAGGCTGAGGAGACCGCTCGGATGGCGGAGCGACAGAAGAGCCAGCTCCAGCGGCTGCTGCAGGAGCTCCGCAGGCGCCTGACCCCCCTGCAGCTGGAGATCCAGCGGGTGGTGGAAAAGGTAAGGTGGGGGTGGACCAGGAGGCAGCACAGCTCCTTTCCCTGAGCTCCAGAAACCCCTGGAAGGGTGCTTGCCCCTATGTCCGGAGTGACCAGAGGGCCAGCAGGCACCAGCTTCTTCCTTCCGTCGCTTGCCAGGCTGTGTGCCCCTGGTTGCAGGTTCTCTGGGAATTGAGCAGTCAGCAGCGTGCAGCGAGCGGGAGCTTCCCAGCAGGAGACAGTCCGCAGTCCTCAGATCGCCTTGCCAGGCCTGATTCTGGGTACATCTGTTTCAAACAGGCTGACAGCTGGGTGGAGAAAGAGGAGCCGGCACCTAGCAACTGACGGCCTCACACGGAACTGCCATCCTGTGAGGGCAGCGGTGGCGCTCGGCAAAGTTGG from Macaca mulatta isolate MMU2019108-1 chromosome 8, T2T-MMU8v2.0, whole genome shotgun sequence includes these protein-coding regions:
- the CCAR2 gene encoding cell cycle and apoptosis regulator protein 2 isoform X2 codes for the protein MSQFKRQRINPLPGGRNFSGTASTSLLGPPPGLLTPPVATELSQNARHLQGGEKQRVFTGIVTSLHDYFGVVDEEVFFQLSVVKGRLPQLGEKVLVKAAYNPGQAVPWNAVKVQTLSNQPLLKSPAPPLLHVAALGQKQGILGAQPQLIFQPHRIPPLFPQKPLSLFQTSHTLHLSHLNRFPARGPHGRLDQGRSDDYDSKKRKQRAAGEPWGAKKPRHDLPPYRVHLTPYTVDSPVCDFLELQRRYRSLLVPSDFLSVHLSWLSAFPLSQPFSLHHPSRIQVSSEKEAAPDAGAEPIPADSDPAYSSKVLLLSSPGLEELYRCCMLFVDDMAEPRETPEHPLKQIKFLLGRKEEEAVLVGGEWSPSLDGLDPQADPQVLVRTAIRCAQAQTGIDLSGCTKWWRFAEFQYLQPGPPRRLQTVVVYLPDVWTIMPTLEEWEALCQQKAAEAAPSTQEVPGEMEPTEQAPDALEQAADTSRRNAEPSEASTQQETDTDLPEAPPPPLEPAVIARPGCVNLSLHGIVEDRRPKERISFEVMVLAELFLEMLQRDFGYRVYKMLLSLPEKVVSPPEPEKEEAAKEEATKEEEAIKEEVVKEPKDEAQNEGPAAESEPPLKEDGLLPKPPSSGGEEEEKPRGEASEDLCEMALDPELLLLRDDGEEEFGAKLEDSEVRSVASNQSEMEFSSLQDMPKELDPSAVLPLDCLLAFVFFDANWCGYLHRRDLERILLTLGIRLSAEQAKQLVSRVVTQNICQYRSLQYSRQEGLDGGLPEEVLFGNLDLLPPSGKSTKPGAAPTEHKALVSHNGSLINVGSLLQRAEQQDSGRLYLENKIHTLELKLEESHNRFSATEVTNKTLAAEMQELRARLAEAEETARMAERQKSQLQRLLQELRRRLTPLQLEIQRVVEKADSWVEKEEPAPSN
- the CCAR2 gene encoding cell cycle and apoptosis regulator protein 2 isoform X4; the encoded protein is MSQFKRQRINPLPGGRNFSGTASTSLLGPPPGLLTPPVATELSQNARHLQGGEKQRVFTGIVTSLHDYFGVVDEEVFFQLSVVKGRLPQLGEKVLVKAAYNPGQAVPWNAVKVQTLSNQPLLKSPAPPLLHVAALGQKQGILGAQPQLIFQPHRIPPLFPQKPLSLFQTSHTLHLSHLNRFPARGPHGRLDQGRSDDYDSKKRKQRAAGEPWGAKKPRHDLPPYRVHLTPYTVDSPVCDFLELQRRYRSLLVPSDFLSVHLSWLSAFPLSQPFSLHHPSRIQVSSEKEAAPDAGAEPIPADSDPAYSSKVLLLSSPGLEELYRCCMLFVDDMAEPRETPEHPLKQIKFLLGRKEEEAVLVGGEWSPSLDGLDPQADPQVLVRTAIRCAQAQTGIDLSGCTKWWRFAEFQYLQPGPPRRLQTVVVYLPDVWTIMPTLEEWEALCQQKAAEAAPSTQEEMEPTEQAPDALEQAADTSRRNAEPSEASTQQETDTDLPEAPPPPLEPAVIARPGCVNLSLHGIVEDRRPKERISFEVMVLAELFLEMLQRDFGYRVYKMLLSLPEKVVSPPEPEKEEAAKEEATKEEEAIKEEVVKEPKDEAQNEGPAAESEPPLKEDGLLPKPPSSGGEEEEKPRGEASEDLCEMALDPELLLLRDDGEEEFGAKLEDSEVRSVASNQSEMEFSSLQDMPKELDPSAVLPLDCLLAFVFFDANWCGYLHRRDLERILLTLGIRLSAEQAKQLVSRVVTQNICQYRSLQYSRQEGLDGGLPEEVLFGNLDLLPPSGKSTKPGAAPTEHKALVSHNGSLINVGSLLQRAEQQDSGRLYLENKIHTLELKLEESHNRFSATEVTNKTLAAEMQELRARLAEAEETARMAERQKSQLQRLLQELRRRLTPLQLEIQRVVEKADSWVEKEEPAPSN
- the CCAR2 gene encoding cell cycle and apoptosis regulator protein 2, encoding MSQFKRQRINPLPGGRNFSGTASTSLLGPPPGLLTPPVATELSQNARHLQGGEKQRVFTGIVTSLHDYFGVVDEEVFFQLSVVKGRLPQLGEKVLVKAAYNPGQAVPWNAVKVQTLSNQPLLKSPAPPLLHVAALGQKQGILGAQPQLIFQPHRIPPLFPQKPLSLFQTSHTLHLSHLNRFPARGPHGRLDQGRSDDYDSKKRKQRAAGEPWGAKKPRHDLPPYRVHLTPYTVDSPVCDFLELQRRYRSLLVPSDFLSVHLSWLSAFPLSQPFSLHHPSRIQVSSEKEAAPDAGAEPIPADSDPAYSSKVLLLSSPGLEELYRCCMLFVDDMAEPRETPEHPLKQIKFLLGRKEEEAVLVGGEWSPSLDGLDPQADPQVLVRTAIRCAQAQTGIDLSGCTKWWRFAEFQYLQPGPPRRLQTVVVYLPDVWTIMPTLEEWEALCQQKAAEAAPSTQEVPGEMEPTEQAPDALEQAADTSRRNAEPSEASTQQETDTDLPEAPPPPLEPAVIARPGCVNLSLHGIVEDRRPKERISFEVMVLAELFLEMLQRDFGYRVYKMLLSLPEKVVSPPEPEKEEAAKEEATKEEEAIKEEVVKEPKDEAQNEGPAAESEPPLKEDGLLPKPPSSGGEEEEKPRGEASEDLCEMALDPELLLLRDDGEEEFAGAKLEDSEVRSVASNQSEMEFSSLQDMPKELDPSAVLPLDCLLAFVFFDANWCGYLHRRDLERILLTLGIRLSAEQAKQLVSRVVTQNICQYRSLQYSRQEGLDGGLPEEVLFGNLDLLPPSGKSTKPGAAPTEHKALVSHNGSLINVGSLLQRAEQQDSGRLYLENKIHTLELKLEESHNRFSATEVTNKTLAAEMQELRARLAEAEETARMAERQKSQLQRLLQELRRRLTPLQLEIQRVVEKADSWVEKEEPAPSN
- the CCAR2 gene encoding cell cycle and apoptosis regulator protein 2 isoform X3, coding for MSQFKRQRINPLPGGRNFSGTASTSLLGPPPGLLTPPVATELSQNARHLQGGEKQRVFTGIVTSLHDYFGVVDEEVFFQLSVVKGRLPQLGEKVLVKAAYNPGQAVPWNAVKVQTLSNQPLLKSPAPPLLHVAALGQKQGILGAQPQLIFQPHRIPPLFPQKPLSLFQTSHTLHLSHLNRFPARGPHGRLDQGRSDDYDSKKRKQRAAGEPWGAKKPRHDLPPYRVHLTPYTVDSPVCDFLELQRRYRSLLVPSDFLSVHLSWLSAFPLSQPFSLHHPSRIQVSSEKEAAPDAGAEPIPADSDPAYSSKVLLLSSPGLEELYRCCMLFVDDMAEPRETPEHPLKQIKFLLGRKEEEAVLVGGEWSPSLDGLDPQADPQVLVRTAIRCAQAQTGIDLSGCTKWWRFAEFQYLQPGPPRRLQTVVVYLPDVWTIMPTLEEWEALCQQKAAEAAPSTQEEMEPTEQAPDALEQAADTSRRNAEPSEASTQQETDTDLPEAPPPPLEPAVIARPGCVNLSLHGIVEDRRPKERISFEVMVLAELFLEMLQRDFGYRVYKMLLSLPEKVVSPPEPEKEEAAKEEATKEEEAIKEEVVKEPKDEAQNEGPAAESEPPLKEDGLLPKPPSSGGEEEEKPRGEASEDLCEMALDPELLLLRDDGEEEFAGAKLEDSEVRSVASNQSEMEFSSLQDMPKELDPSAVLPLDCLLAFVFFDANWCGYLHRRDLERILLTLGIRLSAEQAKQLVSRVVTQNICQYRSLQYSRQEGLDGGLPEEVLFGNLDLLPPSGKSTKPGAAPTEHKALVSHNGSLINVGSLLQRAEQQDSGRLYLENKIHTLELKLEESHNRFSATEVTNKTLAAEMQELRARLAEAEETARMAERQKSQLQRLLQELRRRLTPLQLEIQRVVEKADSWVEKEEPAPSN